In Vanessa tameamea isolate UH-Manoa-2023 chromosome 19, ilVanTame1 primary haplotype, whole genome shotgun sequence, one genomic interval encodes:
- the LOC113396091 gene encoding silk gland factor 1: protein MISQKLSYGDVPTSASLSSLSPGLAPPYVNGMGCMPAQPYPNLYTNNMVASGSCMGSPGVGYSPPSTMASCMGGGGAVPYGTLPREQEAASPTSALQRARNDKTYRRSYTHAKPPYSYISLITMAIQNNPSRMLTLSEIYQFIMDLFPFYRQNQQRWQNSIRHSLSFNDCFVKVPRTPDKPGKGSFWTLHPDSGNMFENGCFLRRQKRFKDEKKESLRQAQKAAQTHHGGHGHEKREHGHEKSGSGGAVPGEEKEMRDELLAQLHAAPELCLPEHTPLALEHYAHLKQEPTGYAPAPHPFSITRLLPGADTKADLKMYDVNYGYGHAPADNYYQSPLYHHHAHAHSQPPL from the coding sequence ATGATCTCGCAGAAGCTGTCGTACGGCGACGTGCCGACGTCCGCGTCGCTATCTTCGCTATCACCGGGCCTTGCGCCACCATACGTGAACGGAATGGGCTGCATGCCAGCTCAACCTTACCCGAATCTCTACACCAACAACATGGTGGCGAGCGGATCCTGCATGGGCTCGCCGGGCGTCGGCTactcgccgccgagcacgatggCATCGTGCATGGGCGGCGGAGGCGCCGTACCCTACGGCACGCTGCCCCGCGAGCAGGAGGCCGCTTCTCCAACCTCGGCCCTGCAGCGCGCGCGCAACGACAAGACTTACCGTCGGTCCTACACGCACGCCAAGCCACCGTACTCCTACATATCGCTAATCACGATGGCAATCCAGAACAATCCATCGCGAATGCTCACTCTCTCCGAGATCTACCAATTCATTATGGACCTGTTTCCATTCTACAGACAGAACCAGCAGCGCTGGCAAAACTCGATTCGCCATTCATTATCTTTCAACGACTGTTTCGTCAAAGTTCCGCGGACACCCGATAAGCCCGGCAAGGGCTCCTTCTGGACATTACACCCCGATAGCGGAAATATGTTCGAAAATGGTTGTTTCCTGCGACGGCAGAAACGATTTAAAGATGAAAAGAAAGAATCTCTGCGGCAGGCGCAGAAAGCTGCTCAAACGCACCACGGCGGACATGGACATGAAAAGCGTGAACATGGTCACGAAAAATCTGGTAGCGGCGGAGCAGTACCCGGAGAGGAGAAGGAGATGCGTGATGAGTTGCTGGCTCAGTTGCATGCCGCGCCTGAGCTGTGCCTGCCCGAACACACGCCGCTGGCGCTCGAGCACTATGCCCACCTGAAGCAAGAGCCGACAGGGTACGCACCCGCGCCGCATCCATTTAGCATCACTCGGCTGCTGCCGGGTGCTGACACGAAGGCGGATTTGAAGATGTACGACGTGAACTATGGATATGGGCACGCGCCCGCTGACAACTACTACCAGTCGCCGCTGTACCACCATCACGCCCACGCACACTCGCAGCCGCCCTTGTGA